In Streptomyces nodosus, one DNA window encodes the following:
- a CDS encoding GtrA family protein translates to MTVNLSEQLPQAARPAAETVVPVPAPVFARFGRLAVEVAKFGVVGGSGVAVNFLVFNFLLHALRWAPMTATVLASVVAMGTNYLGFRFFAYRDRASRTRQQIVLFFAFSGIGVVMESALFYIGYHGLGMSGALGSNLAKALSIVLASAFRFLVYRTWVFQHGTKPGAGAR, encoded by the coding sequence GTGACTGTGAACCTCTCCGAGCAGCTGCCCCAGGCCGCTCGCCCGGCTGCCGAGACCGTCGTTCCCGTCCCCGCACCGGTATTTGCCCGGTTCGGGCGGCTGGCGGTCGAGGTGGCCAAGTTCGGGGTCGTCGGCGGCAGCGGTGTCGCGGTCAATTTCCTGGTTTTCAACTTTCTGCTGCACGCGCTGAGATGGGCACCGATGACGGCGACGGTGCTCGCCAGTGTCGTCGCCATGGGCACCAACTACCTGGGCTTCCGCTTCTTCGCCTATCGAGACCGGGCCTCGCGCACCCGGCAGCAGATCGTGCTGTTCTTCGCCTTCAGCGGGATCGGCGTGGTGATGGAGAGCGCACTGTTCTACATCGGCTACCACGGGCTCGGTATGAGCGGGGCGCTGGGATCGAACCTGGCGAAGGCGCTGTCGATCGTGCTGGCGTCGGCGTTCCGCTTCCTGGTGTACCGGACCTGGGTGTTCCAGCACGGGACGAAGCCGGGCGCCGGCGCCCGATGA